The following are from one region of the Salvia hispanica cultivar TCC Black 2014 chromosome 1, UniMelb_Shisp_WGS_1.0, whole genome shotgun sequence genome:
- the LOC125201583 gene encoding protein SPIRRIG-like isoform X1, translating into MFGNSSGKKAMKWVSLLKDFKEKVGLSPPPPSAPTTPSPPPPRDRISTNANDLSPTTPDFSSLPSRDKDELELDFKRCWEEFRSSNSEKEKERALTWTVEFFCRLEREHKNVAHLFSILVETHIFSFVVGRAFVTDIDKLKLSSKTRALEAEKVLLYLSEITKDGIAPGANLLHAVEVLVSGPVDKQSFLDSGIFCCLIHVLNALLAPDGDSHFKKPSHSEALSTFVEKNDETRPARKLEVEGSVVHIMKALASHPSAAQSLIEDNSLQLLFNMVANGSLVVFSQFKEGLVPLHAIQLHRHAMQILSLLLANDNGCTAKYIRKYHLIKVLLMAVKDYNPDCGDPAYTMGIVDLLLECVELSYRPEAGGIRLREDIHNAHGYQFLVHFALTLSKNRSGQTFYSITSEDSASLLADEGGEGKSSTEDIGLKNSPHSLSPTLCRLLDVIINFAQIGPSDVSEISGIKASKSSNIKPNGHGKGHTSSSDRPVDDIWKKDEGQVGDLEAVQMLQDIIIKAESTELQTEVLNRIFKIFSGHPENYKLCQQLRTVPLLIQNMTCFPLSLQEIILKILEYAVTVVNIIPEQELLSLCCLLQQQKSAELNHTILSFLVKLLSFDQQYKKILREFGMMEFLLDDLKQHKFFLGAEQLAGVHGQLERNTSPSCFKKDLDSKGAILSSPKPLESGSGKFSLFEVKGTITAAWDCLVSLLKKTEANQASFRSANGVSIILPLLASDVHRPGALRVLSCLIVEDVKQAHPEELGTVIEILKSGMVTSDSGSQYTLRDDAKCDAFGTLWRILGVNGSAQRVFGEATGFSLILTTLHTFQNDGEQKIQPAISLSAKVFTYMMRAVTAGVSGNSVNRMKLHTIVASHTISDLLCDSGLICVDYERQVIQLFLELAVELVLPPFLTSDAAAVTSEMQNETASFPLITPSGSFVPDKERVYNAAAIRVLIRALLLFTPKVQLELLNLIQKLACGSSFNKENLTSVGCVQLLLETIYPFISSASPLVSHSLKIVEVLGAYRLSVPELRILIRYIFQMRVESSGCCLVEMMERLILLEDMGSDDVSLAPFVELDMSKTGHASIQVPLGERSWPPAAGYSFVCWFQFRNLLKSSAKESEAPKAGYSRRRTSSIGQQVLRIFSVGSVENGSTFYAEVLLQDDGLITLATSNTSSLTFSGIEMEEGRWHHLAIVHNKPNALAGLFQASVAYVYVNGKLRHTGKLGYSPSPVGKSLQVNIGTPVACAKANDLSWKLRSCYLFEEALSPGSICFMYILGRGYRGLFQDSNLLQFVPNQACGGGSMAILDSLDTDLSLTANVQKPGNAGKQGVIKLDQSGIVWDSDKLGNLSLHLWGKKLIFAFDGTSTEMFRASGTLSMLNLVDPLSVAASPIGGIPRFGRLVGDIYVCKQSVIGDTIRPIGGMAVVLALVEAAETRDMLHMSLTLLACALHQNPQNVRDMQKYRGYHLLALFLQRRMSLFDMHSLEIFFQIAACEASFSEPRKIETVHNNLSPAGIINESSFEDNTLSKFHDEFSSVGSPGYIDDFSATKDSFSHISELESTYMQTETSNCIVLSNADMVEHVLLDWTLWVRAPVPIQISLLGFLEHLVSMHWYRNHNLTILRRINLVQHLLVTLQRGDVEVPVLEKLVVLLGVILEDGFLPSELELVVRFMIMTFDPPDLTSRNHIMREAMGKPIIVRNMLLEMLIDLQVTIHSEELLEQWHRMVSSKLITYFLDEAVHPTSIRWITTLLGVSLTSSPTFALKFRSSGGYQGLARVLPSFYDSPDIYYILFCLIFGKPVYPRLPEVRMLDFHALIPSDSSYVELKFVELLESVIAMAKSTFDRLCNQSTLAYQTGNLSHVGTSLVAELTDEHVDISGELQGEALMHKTYAARLMGGEASAPAAATSVLRFMVDLAKICLPFSVGCRRMEFLESCIDLYFSCVRAAHAVRMAKELSVKTEDKNLNDGEEDSCSSHNTFSSLPQEQELSAKTSISIGSFAQGNVSASSDDIPVSPNNVASEKPDIDIVETQYQPVKEDTQAARNFDVEAVELASHATSGSNEFSFHDKKSTSDPSHQKDLHSTLSSTMLESPVMPENCNSLISPTSSSPVLALTSWLGSSSRNNLKSQSAQSMDSIVSLNDGNHTPDLRPSDHTKPSRNMFAISPMLLLEVDDCGYGGGPCSAGATAVLDFVAEVLADFVTEQMKAASVVETVLENVPQYADAESVLVFQGLCLTRLMNFLERRLLRDDEEDEKKLDKTRWSLNLDALSWMIVDRVYMGAFPQPASVLKTLEFLLSMLQLANKDGRIEETIPAGRLLSIGRGSRQLDTYIHALFKNTNRMILFCFLPSFLLTIGEDDLLSRLGLMNEPKKILSVYTSPVEEGVNVFTLLQLLVAHRRIIFSPSNLETDLNCCLCINLISLLHDHRQNVQNAAVDILKYLLVQRRAALEEFFVSKPNQGSSFDVLHGGFDNLLTGNLSGFFDWFHSSQSVVNKVLEQCAVIMWVQYITGSAKFPGVRIKDMDSRRKRDMEKKTRDTSKMEHKHWEQVNERRIALELVRDAMATELRVIRQDKYGWVLHAESEWQTHLQQLVHERGIFPIRRSSINEEEPEWYLCPIEGPYRMRKKLERCKLKIDTFENVLNGKFLLGEGELSKEKIEDEDHASDTESDSFFNLLASKPNDESFSSELYDASTFRESEDAGDIAFSGVGWNDDRESSINEASLHSDTEYGVKSSAGSTQRAESVPGKSDLGSPRQSSSARIDDVRVAEDKSDKELNDNGEYLIRPYLEPCERIKYKYNCERVVGLDKHDGIFLIGEQSLYVIENFYIDDSGCIREKESEDDLSVIDQALGVKKDLSICMDSHSKSTMSWSATAKAYAGARAWAFNGGAWGKEKLGSSGNVPHLWHMWKLDSVHELLKRDYQLRPVAIEIFSMDGCNDLLVFHKKEREEVFKNLVAMNLPRNSMLDSTISGSTKQDSKEGSRLFKVMAKSFSKRWQNGEISNFQYIMHLNTLAGRGYSDLTQYPVFPWVLADYESETLNFSDPKTFRKLDKPIGCQSLEGEEEFKKRYDSWDDPEVPKFHYGSHYSSAGIVLFYLLRLPPFSMENQKLQGGQFDHADRLFNSIQDTWLSAAGKGNTSDVKELIPEFFYMPEFLENTFKLDFGKKQSGEKVGDVVLPPWAKGSAREFIRKHREALESDYISEHLHHWIDLIFGYRQRGKAAEEAVNVFYHYTYEGSVDIDSVADPAMKASILAQINHFGQTPKQLFLKPHVKRRTDKRNLPHPLRHSEHLVPREICKSSSPISQIVNFGDKILTAGPNNLLKPRTFSKNVAWGFPDRSLRFVTYDQERVLSTHENLHGGNQIQCVGVTHDGQSLVTGADDGLVCVWRLVKDGPRVVQRLQLEKALCGHTGKITCLHVSQPYMMIVSGSEDCSVIIWDLSSLVFVRQLPEFPSPVSAIYVNDLTGEILTAAGVMLAVWSINGDCLAVVNTSQLPSDSILSLTGSTFSDCIDKQWYASGHQSGAVKVWKMVHSSSEESSQAKQNTSPGAGLGLGSKVPEYRLILHKVLKSHKFPVTALHLSSDLKQLLSGDSGGHLVSWTLPEESLRSLMNHG; encoded by the exons ATGTTTGGAAATTCAAGTGGAAAGAAAGCGATGAAATGGGTATCATTGCTTAAAGACTTCAAGGAAAAAGTTGGTCTTTCCCCGCCTCCGCCGTCGGCCCCAACAACTCCGTCTCCGCCGCCCCCGAGAGATAGAATCAGCACCAATGCTAACGATTTGTCGCCGACCACCCCAGACTTTTCGTCATTGCCTTCAAG AGACAAAGATGAACTGGAATTGGATTTCAAGAGATGCTGGGAAGAGTTCCGTTCCTCCAATTCTGAAAAG GAGAAGGAGAGGGCCTTGACTTGGACTGTAGAATTTTTTTGTAGACTAGAGAGAGAACACAAAAATGTCGCCCATTTATTTTCCAT ATTGGTAGAGACACACATTTTTTCGTTTGTTGTGGGAAGGGCTTTTGTTACTGATATAGACAAGCTGAAGCTTAGCAGTAAAACAAGAGCTTTGGAAGCTGAGAAAGTTTTATTATATCTCTCAGAAATTACGAAG GATGGCATTGCACCTGGTGCAAATCTATTACATGCAGTGGAAGTCCTTGTATCGGGG CCAGTTGATAAACAATCATTTCTTGATTCTGGGATCTTTTGCTGTCTTATTCATGTCCTAAATGCTCTTCTTGCTCCTGATGGTGACAGTCATTTTAAAAAGCCAAGTCACAGTGAAGCCTTGTCAacatttgttgaaaaaaatgatgaaaccAGACCTGCTCGCAAGCTTGAG GTTGAAGGCAGTGTTGTACATATTATGAAAGCATTGGCTAGCCATCCTTCTGCTGCTCAAAGTCTGATAGAAGATAACTCACTTCAATTACTGTTTAACATGGTTGCCAATGGTTCTTTGGTGGTGTTTTCTCAATTCAAAGAAGGTCTAGTTCCTTTGCATGCCATTCAGCTTCACAGACATGCCATGCAG ATCCTCAGTCTTCTTTTGGCCAATGACAATGGTTGCACTGCCAAGTACATACGCAAGTATCATCTG ATTAAAGTTCTTCTGATGGCCGTGAAGGATTACAACCCTGATTGTGGGGATCCGGCCTACACTATGGGCATTGTAGACTTGCTCCTTGAATGTGTTGAATTATCTTACAGACCTG AGGCTGGTGGTATCAGACTCAGAGAGGATATTCACAATGCTCATGGCTACCAGTTCCTGGTTCATTTTGCCTTGACTCTGTCAAAAAACAGATCTGGCCAGACTTTCTATTCCATTACATCTGAAGATTCAGCCAGTTTACTTGCAGATGAGGGAGGGGAGGGGAAGAGCTCAACCGAAGATATAGGATTAAAGAACTCGCCACACAGTCTCTCACCAACGCTTTGTAGACTCCTTGATGTCATTATTAATTTCGCCCAGATAGGTCCCTCAGATGTTTCAGAAATATCTGGAATAAAAGCTTCAAAAAGTTCTAATATAAAGCCGAATGGGCATGGCAAAGGCCATACATCATCTAGTGATAGACCAGTGGATGACATTTGGAAGAAGGACGAAGGCCAAGTAGGAGATTTAGAAGCCGTACAAATGCTGCAGGACATTATAATTAAAGCAGAAAGTACAGAACTGCAGACCGAAGTATTGAATAGAATTTTTAAGATATTCTCAGGTCATCCTGAAAACTACAAGTTGTGTCAGCAATTGAGAACTGTTCCCCTCTTGATCCAAAATATGACTTGTTTCCCTTTGTCTCTACAAGAGATAATCTTGAAAATTCTTGAATATGCTGTTACTGTAGTGAATATCATCCCTGAACAAGAGTTGCTTTCACTTTGCTGCTTATTGCAGCAACAAAAATCTGCTGAATTGAATCATACAATTCTGTCCTTTCTCGTGAAACTCTTATCATTTGATCAACAGTACAAGAAGATCCTTAGAGAATTTGGTATGATGGAGTTTCTATTGGATGATCTGAAGCAGCATAAATTTTTCTTAGGGGCCGAGCAGCTAGCTGGTGTCCATGGTCAACTGGAGAGAAATACTAGCCCAAGCTGCTTCAAGAAGGACTTGGATAGCAAGGGTGCAATTCTTTCTTCTCCAAAACCCTTAGAATCTGGTTCTGGGaaattctctctttttgagGTAAAGGGGACAATCACTGCCGCTTGGGATTGTTTGGTCTCGTTGCTAAAGAAAACAGAAGCTAATCAAGCATCATTTCGTTCTGCTAATGGGGTCTCTATTATACTTCCTCTTTTGGCCTCTGATGTACACCGCCCTGGTGCCCTGAGAGTATTGTCATGTTTGATTGTTGAGGATGTTAAACAG GCTCATCCGGAAGAATTGGGTACcgtaattgaaattttgaaaagtggAATGGTTACAAGTGATTCGGGATCCCAATACACACTTCGGGATGATGCAAAATGTGATGCTTTTGGAACGTTATGGCGCATATTAGGAGTTAATGGCTCCGCTCAGAGGGTTTTTGGTGAAGCAACTGGGTTTTCTCTTATATTAAccacacttcacacatttcagAATGACGGTGAACAGAAAATCCAGCCAGCAATATCTTTAAGTGCCAAGGTGTTTACATATATGATGCGTGCCGTGACAGCAGGGGTTTCTGGTAACTCGGTGAATCGGATGAAACTGCACACAATAGTGGCATCACATACCATTTCTGATCTTTTATGTGATTCTGGACTCATTTGTGTTGACTATGAACGGCAAGTCATACAATTGTTTCTTGAACTTGCTGTAGAGTTAGTTCTCCCACCATTTTTAACATCAGATGCAGCAGCAGTAACTAGCGAGATGCAAAATGAAACAGCTAGTTTTCCTTTGATTACACCATCAGGTTCTTTCGTCCCTGACAAGGAACGTGTGTACAATGCTGCTGCTATCAGAGTGCTCATACGCGCCTTATTGCTGTTCACTCCAAAGGTGCAACTGGAATTGCTTAACCTTATTCAAAAACTTGCTTGTGGCAGCTCcttcaacaaagaaaacctcACATCTGTAG GTTGTGTGCAGCTTCTCTTGGAGACAATTTACCCCTTCATTTCAAGTGCTTCTCCTTTGGTTTCTCATTCTTTGAAGATTGTTGAAGTTCTTGGTGCCTATAG GCTATCAGTACCAGAACTTAGAATTCTTATCAGGTATATATTTCAAATGAGAGTAGAAAGTTCTGGTTGTTGTCTCGTTGAAATGATGGAGAGATTAATCCTTCTAGAGGATATGGGCTCAGACGACGTATCTCTTGCACCTTTTGTGGAGTTGGACATGAGCAAGACTGGACATGCTTCCATTCAAGTGCCATTAGGGGAAAGGTCATGGCCTCCGGCTGCTGGTTATTCTTTTGTTTGCTGGTTTCAATTTCGAAATCTTCTAAAATCATCAGCAAAGGAGAGTGAAGCTCCTAAAGCTGGATATTCTAGAAGGCGCACCTCATCAATAGGACAGCAAGTTCTTCGAATATTCTCTGTTGGGTCTGTTGAAAATGGAAGTACTTTTTATGCAGAAGTACTTTTGCAGGATGATGGACTTATAACTCTTGCGACAAGTAACACTTCCTCCTTGACTTTTTCTGGGATTGAAATGGAAGAGGGTAGGTGGCATCATCTTGCAATTGTGCATAACAAACCAAATGCTTTGGCTGGTCTGTTCCAAGCTAGTGTAGCTTATGTATATGTTAATGGAAAACTGAGGCACACTGGAAAACTTGGATACTCTCCCTCTCCTGTGGGTAAGTCTCTACAGGTAAATATTGGGACACCAGTTGCCTGTGCAAAGGCTAATGATTTGTCATGGAAACTCAGATCTTGCTACCTTTTTGAAGAGGCACTCTCACCAGGTTCCATATGTTTTATGTACATTCTTGGAAGGGGATACAGAGGACTTTTCCAGGATAGCAACCTGTTGCAATTTGTTCCAAATCAGGCATGTGGAGGGGGCAGTATGGCTATCTTAGATTCTTTAGACACAGACTTGTCTCTGACTGCTAACGTGCAAAAGCCTGGCAATGCTGGCAAACAAGGCGTAATTAAATTGGATCAAAGTGGAATTGTTTGGGATTCTGATAAATTGGGAAATTTATCACTGCACTTGTGGGGTAAAAAACTGATATTTGCATTTGATGGGACGAGTACAGAAATGTTCCGAGCATCTGGAACTTTATCCATGCTCAATCTAGTCGATCCTCTTTCAGTTGCTGCTTCTCCTATAGGGG GGATACCACGCTTTGGCAGACTTGTTGGAGATATATATGTTTGTAAGCAATCTGTCATAGGTGATACTATACGCCCCATTGGTGGCATGGCTGTTGTACTTGCACTTGTTGAAGCTGCTGAAACAAGGGACATGCTTCACATGTCGTTGACATTGCTTGCATGTGCTCTTCATCAGAATCCTCAGAATGTTAGAGACATGCAGAAGTACCGGGGATACCACTTGCTAGCTCTTTTTCTTCAGCGCAGAATGTCATTGTTTGACATGCATTCACTTGAGATCTTCTTCCAAATTGCCGCATGTGAGGCTTCATTCTCCGAaccaagaaaaattgaaacagtGCATAATAACCTCTCACCTGCAGGCATCATTAATGAGTCCAGCTTTGAAGATAATACTTTATCAAAGTTTCATGATGAATTTTCATCAGTTGGGTCTCCAGGGtatattgatgatttttctgCAACAAAGGATTCATTTAGTCATATATCGGAGTTGGAAAGTACATATATGCAGACAGAGACATCCAATTGCATTGTTCTGTCTAATGCTGATATGGTTGAGCATGTGTTGTTGGATTGGACCCTTTGGGTGAGAGCTCCAGTCCCAATCCAAATTTCTTTACTTGGATTTCTTGAACATCTTGTCTCCATGCATTGGTACAGAAATCACAATCTGACAATTCTTCGCAGAATTAATCTTGTTCAGCATTTGCTGGTTACCCTGCAGAGGGGTGACGTTGAAGTACCAGTGTTAGAAAAATTAGTTGTTCTGCTGGGTGTCATTTTGGAGGACGGGTTTCTTCCGTCTGAACTGGAGCTAGTTGTGAGATTCATGATTATGACATTCGATCCTCCTGACCTAACATCTCGTAATCATATTATGCGAGAAGCAATGGGGAAGCCTATCATTGTAAGAAACATGTTACTTGAGATGCTAATTGATCTTCAGGTGACAATTCATTCAGAGGAGTTACTTGAGCAGTGGCATAGAATGGTTTCGTCGAAATTAATCACTTATTTTCTTGATGAAGCTGTTCATCCTACCAGTATAAGGTGGATCACGACCCTTCTGGGTGTGTCTCTGACATCATCTCCTACATTTGCACTTAAATTTCGCTCCAGTGGAGGTTATCAAGGTTTAGCAAGAGTGCTTCCTAGTTTCTACGATTCTCCTGATATATATTACATTTTGTTTTGTCTGATATTTGGGAAGCCTGTATATCCGAGATTACCAGAAGTACGTATGCTTGATTTTCATGCACTCATTCCAAGTGACAGTAGCTACGTAGAGTTGAAATTTGTAGAACTTCTGGAATCTGTTATTGCAATGGCAAAATCAACATTTGATAGGTTATGCAACCAATCAACACTTGCCTATCAAACTGGCAATCTTTCTCATGTTGGTACTAGCCTTGTAGCAGAACTCACGGATGAGCATGTAGATATATCTGGGGAGCTCCAAGGTGAAGCCCTTATGCACAAAACTTATGCTGCTCGCTTGATGGGTGGAGAGGCATCAGCGCCTGCTGCTGCCACTTCAGTTCTCAGATTCATGGTTGATCTTGCAAAAATATGTCTTCCTTTTTCTGTTGGCTGCAGACGTATGGAGTTTCTTGAAAGCTGCATTGACCTCTATTTTTCCTGTGTCAG GGCTGCGCATGCTGTGAGGATGGCCAAGGAACTCTCTGTAAAAACTGAAGACAAGAATTTGAATGATGGTGAAGAGGATAGCTGTAGCTCCCATAATACTTTCTCTAGCTTGCCTCAAGAACAGGAACTTTCGGCAAAGACCTCTATTAGTATAGGGAGCTTTGCCCAGGGGAATGTTAGTGCTAGTTCAGACGATATTCCTGTTTCCCCAAATAATGTGGCTAGTGAAAAACCAGATATTGATATCGTAGAAACACAATACCAGCCAGTGAAAGAAGACACACAAGCTGCAAGGAATTTTGACGTTGAAGCAGTTGAGCTGGCATCCCATGCCACTTCTGGCAGCAATGAGTTCAGttttcatgataaaaaaagCACATCTGATCCTAGTCATCAAAAGGATTTGCACAGTACTCTGTCTTCCACTATGCTGGAATCTCCTGTCATGCCTGAAAATTGTAATTCTTTGATCTCACCGACCTCTTCTTCTCCAGTTTTAGCTTTGACATCTTGGCTTGGGAGTTCCAGTCGAAATAATCTGAAATCCCAGTCCGCGCAATCCATGGATTCTATTGTATCATTGAATGATGGCAATCACACTCCAGACTTAAGGCCTTCTGATCATACTAAACCTAGTAGAAACATGTTTGCGATCAGTCCAATGCTTCTGCTGGAAGTGGATGATTGTGGCTATGGAGGTGGTCCATGTTCCGCTGGTGCCACTGCAGTTTTAGATTTTGTAGCGGAAGTTCTTGCTGATTTTGTTACTGAGCAAATGAAAGCTGCATCAGTTGTTGAGACTGTGCTGGAAAATGTACCTCAATATGCTGACGCTGAATCTGTTTTAGTTTTTCAGGGCTTATGCCTTACTAGATTAATGAACTTTCTTGAGAGACGCCTCTTACGTGATGATGAGGAAGATGAGAAGAAGTTAGATAAAACCAGGTGGTCCTTAAACCTGGATGCACTGTCTTGGATGATAGTGGATCGTGTATACATGGGAGCTTTTCCTCAGCCAGCTAGTGTATTGAAGACTCTGGAGTTTTTGTTATCCATGTTGCAGTTGGCAAATAAAGACGGACGGATTGAAGAAACAATTCCAGCGGGCAGGCTCCTTTCCATTGGAAGAGGAAGCAGACAACTTGATACTTACATACATGCTCTCTTTAAGAATACAAATCGTATGATACTGTTCTGTTTCCTTCCATCGTTTTTACTCACCATAGGGGAAGATGATCTTCTTTCACGTCTGGGTCTGATGAACGAGCCCAAGAAAATATTGTCTGTTTACACATCACCAGTGGAAGAAGGGGTTAATGTTTTCACCTTGTTGCAGTTACTGGTTGCTCACAGgagaataatattttctccCAGTAATCTTGAGACCGATCTGAATTGTTGTCTCtgtataaatttgatatcCCTTCTCCACGATCATAGACAGAATGTCCAAAATGCAGCTGTTGATATTCTCAAGTATCTTTTGGTACAACGAAGGGCTGCACTTGAAGAATTTTTTGTTTCCAAACCTAATCAAGGATCTTCATTCGATGTTTTGCATGGTGGTTTCGATAATCTTTTGACTGGAAACTTATCTGGATTTTTTGATTGGTTTCATAGTTCTCAGTCAGTTGTTAATAAAGTGTTGGAACAGTGTGCTGTCATTATGTGGGTGCAATATATTACAGGGTCAGCAAAGTTTCCTGGAGTTAGGATAAAGGACATGGATAGTCGCCGTAAAAGagatatggaaaaaaaaacaagggaCACATCAAAAATGGAGCATAAACATTGGGAGCAGGTCAATGAACGGAGAATTGCACTTGAATTGGTTCGTGATGCCATGGCTACTGAGTTGCGAGTTATCCGTCAGGATAAATATGGATGGGTGCTTCATGCTGAAAGCGAGTGGCAAACTCACCTCCAACAACTTGTACATGAGCGAGGAATATTTCCGATCCGCAGATCTTCTATCAATGAGGAGGAGCCTGAGTGGTATCTTTGCCCCATTGAAGGTCCATATAGGATGCGGAAAAAGCTTGAACGGTGTAAACTGAAGATTGATACATTTGAAAATGTTCTGAATGGAAAATTTCTGTTAGGGGAAGGAGAACTGTCCAAGGAGAAAATTGAAGATGAAGATCATGCCTCTGATACTGAATCAGATTCCTTTTTCAATCTATTAGCTTCCAAGCCAAACGATGAATCTTTTAGTTCTGAATTATATGATGCATCAACTTTCAGAGAATCAGAAGATGCGGGGGATATAGCTTTTTCTGGAGTTGGATGGAACGATGATCGAGAGAGTAGCATAAATGAAGCAAGTCTGCATTCAGATACTGAATATGGTGTCAAGTCAAGTGCTGGATCCACTCAAAGAGCTGAAAGTGTTCCGGGAAAGTCTGATTTAGGCTCCCCAAGGCAATCTTCTTCTGCAAGAATTGATGATGTCAGAGTGGCAGAGGATAAATCAGATAAAGAACTAAATGATAATGGTGAATACTTGATCAGACCTTATCTAGAACCTTGCGAGAGGATCAAGTATAAGTACAATTGTGAAAGGGTTGTAGGCCTTGACAAACATGATGGCATATTTCTAATAGGAGAACAGTCCCTGTATGTCATTGAGAACTTTTATATTGATGATTCTGGGTGTATACGTGAAAAAGAGAGTGAAGATGACCTTTCCGTCATTGACCAGGCTTTGGGTGTAAAGAAAGACTTATCCATTTGCATGGATTCTCATTCCAAATCCACTATGTCGTGGAGTGCTACTGCAAAAGCCTATGCTGGGGCTAGGGCCTGGGCATTCAATGGTGGTGCCTGGGGGAAGGAAAAACTGGGTAGTAGTGGTAATGTGCCTCATCTTTGGCATATGTGGAAGCTTGATAGTGTCCATGAGCTTCTAAAGCGTGATTATCAGCTACGGCCGGTTGCtattgagatttttagcaTGGATGGTTGCAATGACCTATTGGTTTTCCACAAAAAAGAACGAGAAgaagttttcaaaaatctgGTGGCCATGAATCTACCTAGGAACAGCAT GTTAGATTCCACAATCTCTGGATCAACCAAACAAGATAGCAAAGAAGGTAGCCGTCTTTTCAAGGTTATGGCGAAGTCCTTCTCCAAGAGATGGCAAAATGGAGAAATTAGCAATTTTCAGTACATTATGCATCTCAACACACTCGCTGGCCGTGGATACAGTGATCTTACGCAGTATCCTGTGTTTCCGTGGGTGCTGGCAGATTATGAGAGTGAAACTCTTAATTTCTCAGATCCAAAAACCTTCCGGAAACTTGATAAACCAATAGGTTGCCAATCATTAGAAGGAGAAGAGGAGTTCAAGAAGAG ATacgatagctgggatgatccaGAGGTCCCCAAATTTCATTATGGTTCTCATTATTCTAGCGCGGGGATAGTTCTCTTCTACCTCCTACGCCTGCCTCCCTTCAGCATGGAGAACCAAAAATTGCAGGGTGGACAATTTGACCATGCTGATCGTCTTTTCAATAGTATACAGGATACATGGTTGAGTGCTGCTGGAAAAGGCAACACTTCTGATGTCAAGGAACTAATTCCAGAGTTCTTCTATATGCCCGAATTCTTGGAGAACACGTTCAAGCTTGACTTTGGCAAGAAACAATCAGGAGAGAAG GTTGGCGATGTTGTTTTGCCACCATGGGCCAAGGGCAGTGCTAGGGAGTTCATCAGGAAGCATAGGGAAGCTTTGGAGTCTGACTACATTTCAGAGCATCTGCATCACTGGATAGATCTTATTTTTGGATATAGACAGAGAGGGAAA GCTGCTGAAGAAGCTGTTAATGTCTTCTACCATTATACATACGAAGGCAGTGTTGACATCGATTCAGTTGCAGATCCTGCTATGAAAGCTTCAATACTAGCACAGATAAATCACTTTGGACAAACACCTAAACAGCTCTTCTTGAAGCCCCATGTCAAGAGACGAACGGATAAAAGGAATCTCCCTCACCCACTTCGGCATTCTGAGCATCTTGTTCCTCGTGAGATTTGCAAGAGCTCGTCTCCTATATCCCAAATTGTGAATTTTGGCGACAAGATTCTCACTGCTGGTCCAAATAATTTGCTAAAACCAAgaacattttctaaaaatgtcGCATGGGGTTTTCCTGATCGGAGCTTGAGATTCGTAACCTATGATCAAGAACGGGTTCTTTCTACTCACGAAAATCTTCATGGGGGTAACCAAATTCAATGTGTTGGTGTGACCCATGATGGTCAAAGTTTGGTTACCGGGGCTGATGACGGCCTGGTCTGCGTATGGAGACTTGTTAAAGATGGACCTCGTGTAGTTCAACGCCTACAGTTGGAGAAGGCTCTTTGTGGTCATACTGGTAAAATCACCTGCCTTCACGTTAGCCAGCCTTACATGATGATCGTGAGCGGGTCTGAGGATTGCTCAGTAATAATATGGGATCTGAGCTCTTTGGTTTTCGTGAGGCAGCTGCCCGAGTTTCCTTCACCGGTGTCAGCAATCTACGTGAATGACCTGACTGGAGAAATTTTGACTGCAGCAGGCGTGATGCTCGCTGTTTGGAGCATCAATGGCGATTGCCTTGCAGTGGTGAACACCTCACAACTCCCATCCGATTCGATCCTCTCCCTCACAGGTAGCACTTTCTCAGATTGTATAGATAAACAGTGGTATGCATCTGGCCACCAAAGTGGTGCAGTCAAAGTCTGGAAGATGGTTCACTCTTCCAGCGAGGAGTCGAGCCAAGCCAAACAAAATACTAGCCCCGGAGCTGGTCTGGGACTTGGAAGTAAAGTTCCCGAGTATCGGCTAATCCTACACAAGGTGTTGAAGTCCCACAAATTCCCGGTGACGGCCCTTCACCTGTCGAGCGACCTAAAACAGTTATTGAGTGGGGATTCGGGAGGCCACCTTGTTTCATGGACGTTACCCGAGGAGAGCTTGAGATCCTTGATGAACCATGGGTGA